CACCGGCTGCTGCGGAAGGGCCACTACGCCGAGCGCGTTGGCGCCGGCGCGCCCGTGTACCTGGCGGCAGTGCTGGAGTACCTCACCGCTGAGATCCTGGAGCTGGCGGGCAATGCGGCCCGCGACAACAAGAAGACGCGAATCATCCCCCGCCACCTGCAGCTGGCCATCCGCAACGACGAGGAGCTCAACAAGCTGCTGGGCGGCGTGACGATCGCCCAGGGAGGCGTCCTGCCCAACATCCAGGCCGTGCTGTTGCCCAAGAAGACCAGCGCCACCGTGGGGCCGAAGGCGCCCTCGGGCGGCAAGAAGGCCACCCAGGCCTCCCAGGAGTACTAAGAGGGCCCGCGCCGCGGCCGGCCGCCAGGCCTCCCCATGCCACCACAAAGGCCCTTTTAAGGGCCACCACCGCCCTCATGGAAAGAGCTGAGCCACTTCAGACTGCGGGGCAAGCGGGCCGCGGCTCCCGGCTCCTTTACCCTCCCATCGCCCGCCTTTGCCGCCCGGCCTCGAGTCCCCGCCCGCCCCCTTCCTGGCCTGCACCGCCTGCCGCGTCGGCCTCGGGCCCTGCCCCATCCGCCGGCCGCCCTCCGGTAGGGCTCGGGCCCTCTGGACGCGGCTTGGGCACTCTTCGGGGACCACCGTGGCGCGGAGGACCCGAGCCTGCCGGGGGGAGGCCGGCGGCGCCGCACCTGCCCGCCTCGGCGCTCGT
The genomic region above belongs to Papio anubis isolate 15944 chromosome 12, Panubis1.0, whole genome shotgun sequence and contains:
- the LOC101001711 gene encoding histone H2AX — its product is MSGRGKTGGKARAKAKSRSSRAGLQFPVGRVHRLLRKGHYAERVGAGAPVYLAAVLEYLTAEILELAGNAARDNKKTRIIPRHLQLAIRNDEELNKLLGGVTIAQGGVLPNIQAVLLPKKTSATVGPKAPSGGKKATQASQEY